In one window of Tumebacillus algifaecis DNA:
- a CDS encoding type I polyketide synthase: MNQFHGHEIAIIGMTGRFPGAKDIEQFWDNLKHGIESIRFFSREELLAAGIEAEQVDDPNYVPAKGMVDGADMFDAAFFGYSKREAEVTDPQQRLFLECSHEALEHAGYDPEQYRGRIGVYGGSNLSTYLYFNLFPNQEIINAVGLTSVVMGNDKDHLATRVSYKLNLTGPSVCVQTACSTSLVAIHTACQAIISGECDIALAGGVSIGVPRISGYQYQEGSIASPDGHCRAFDARSGGTVSSSGVGVVVLKLLEDALADGDTIHAVIRGSAINNDGANKIGYTAPSAEGQAAAISEAMAVAKVPAESISYVEAHGTATNLGDPIEILGLTKAFRTRTEAEGFCAIGSVKTNVGHLDTAAGVTGLIKTALSLKHQLLPPSLHFELPNPKIDFVNSPFYVNNKLSPWLSEKGPRRAGVSSFGMGGTNAHVILEEAPASVPTGPSRDLQLLMLSAKTSTALEAVTERLLRHFEQHPQVSLADTAYTLQVGRASHPFRRLVPCRDVEEAKRMLRDRPSDRVINGAADMARRPAVLLFSGSGAEELRRTAQELYASESAFRQQFDRLREVFLAVTGQNLDLALSAPQQQTEDAVLFVLKYALAKLWLDWGLQPEALIGHGVGSFVAAALAQVLTVQDALVLVTERARLLGALPQVTALEVPLSAAELAPVLGSELSVVEAAGPHCTVIAGPQASIEEFQRDLADFNVRCTVVTERFTLPPAISEATVGAFMEKLQVVRLHEPQLPVLCSTMRDWLSVEQATDARFWAEQLRTPVSLADGLQAWAQKSAHLYLEIGTLGFLGEQVRSMLPEGQVGALWTTVRVENAPCSAAEHLQVIWGKIWLQGGMVDGAGYHNGEARRRIPLPTYPFERQSYWVEPIVQPFTAGVSAKRTDEAVLLDTDNEIELNIAKIWSELLGINQVTLDDDFYRLGGDSLLSIQMIARIKKLYPVELDMRQLVEATTIGEFAEIVELALIEELERL, from the coding sequence ATGAATCAGTTTCATGGCCATGAGATTGCCATCATCGGGATGACCGGACGGTTTCCCGGAGCGAAAGACATCGAACAGTTCTGGGACAATTTAAAACACGGCATCGAATCGATCCGTTTTTTTAGCAGAGAAGAATTGCTGGCTGCTGGCATCGAGGCGGAGCAGGTCGACGATCCGAACTACGTGCCCGCCAAAGGGATGGTCGACGGCGCGGACATGTTTGACGCCGCTTTTTTCGGGTACTCCAAGCGGGAGGCGGAAGTGACCGACCCGCAGCAGCGCCTGTTTCTGGAATGCTCGCATGAGGCGCTGGAACATGCCGGGTACGACCCGGAGCAGTACAGAGGCCGCATCGGCGTCTATGGCGGCTCCAACCTGAGCACTTATCTGTACTTTAACCTTTTTCCTAATCAAGAGATCATCAATGCGGTCGGTCTGACCAGCGTGGTGATGGGAAATGACAAAGACCACCTGGCCACCCGTGTTTCCTATAAGCTCAACCTGACTGGCCCCAGCGTCTGTGTGCAGACGGCCTGTTCGACATCGCTGGTGGCGATACATACGGCGTGTCAGGCGATCATCAGCGGCGAGTGCGACATCGCCTTGGCGGGCGGCGTCTCCATCGGCGTGCCGCGGATCTCCGGCTATCAGTACCAGGAAGGCTCGATCGCGTCCCCGGATGGGCATTGCCGGGCATTCGATGCCCGGTCGGGGGGCACAGTGAGCAGCAGCGGCGTCGGGGTCGTGGTCCTGAAGCTGCTCGAAGACGCGCTAGCCGACGGCGACACGATCCACGCTGTGATTCGCGGTTCGGCGATCAACAACGATGGCGCGAATAAAATCGGCTACACCGCCCCGAGCGCAGAAGGCCAGGCTGCGGCGATCAGCGAAGCGATGGCGGTGGCCAAAGTGCCAGCCGAATCGATCTCCTACGTCGAAGCGCACGGCACCGCCACCAACCTTGGCGATCCGATTGAAATCCTCGGCTTGACCAAAGCGTTCCGCACCCGGACGGAAGCCGAAGGATTTTGCGCGATCGGTTCGGTCAAGACGAATGTCGGGCATCTCGATACGGCGGCCGGCGTGACCGGGCTGATCAAGACGGCGCTGTCGCTCAAGCATCAACTGCTGCCGCCGTCCCTTCATTTTGAGTTGCCAAACCCGAAGATCGATTTTGTCAACAGCCCGTTTTATGTGAACAACAAACTGAGTCCGTGGCTGAGCGAAAAAGGGCCGAGACGAGCTGGTGTCAGTTCCTTTGGCATGGGTGGCACCAACGCGCATGTGATCCTTGAAGAAGCGCCAGCAAGCGTTCCCACAGGCCCTTCGCGCGATTTGCAACTACTGATGCTGTCGGCGAAGACGAGCACAGCGCTGGAAGCGGTGACCGAACGCCTGCTCCGGCACTTCGAACAGCACCCGCAAGTCTCGCTGGCCGATACCGCCTACACGTTGCAGGTGGGGCGCGCCTCCCACCCTTTTCGACGCCTCGTGCCCTGTCGCGATGTCGAAGAGGCCAAGCGAATGCTCCGCGATCGCCCTTCCGACCGCGTCATCAACGGTGCGGCCGACATGGCGCGCCGTCCGGCGGTGCTTCTGTTCTCAGGCAGCGGCGCTGAAGAGCTGCGGCGCACCGCACAGGAGCTGTATGCGTCCGAATCGGCGTTTCGCCAACAGTTCGACAGGTTGCGGGAGGTATTCCTTGCAGTGACCGGACAGAACCTTGATCTCGCGCTGTCCGCCCCGCAACAGCAAACGGAGGACGCCGTCTTGTTCGTGCTCAAATACGCGCTGGCGAAGCTCTGGCTGGACTGGGGGCTACAGCCGGAAGCGCTGATCGGGCACGGCGTAGGCAGCTTTGTCGCGGCGGCTCTGGCTCAAGTGCTGACCGTGCAAGATGCATTGGTTTTGGTGACAGAACGGGCGCGGCTGCTCGGAGCGCTGCCGCAGGTAACCGCGCTGGAAGTGCCGCTTTCGGCAGCCGAACTGGCGCCGGTGCTCGGCAGTGAGTTGTCGGTGGTCGAAGCGGCGGGCCCGCACTGCACGGTCATCGCTGGCCCGCAAGCGTCGATCGAGGAATTTCAGCGCGATCTGGCCGACTTTAATGTCCGCTGCACGGTGGTCACCGAACGCTTTACGCTTCCGCCCGCCATTTCGGAAGCGACAGTCGGCGCTTTTATGGAAAAATTGCAGGTGGTGCGCCTGCACGAGCCGCAGTTGCCTGTGCTGTGCTCGACGATGCGCGATTGGCTGAGCGTGGAGCAGGCGACTGATGCCCGCTTCTGGGCGGAGCAGCTGCGAACCCCCGTGTCGTTAGCTGACGGGTTGCAGGCCTGGGCTCAAAAATCGGCGCATCTCTACCTGGAAATCGGCACGTTGGGCTTCCTTGGCGAGCAGGTCCGCAGCATGCTGCCTGAAGGGCAGGTCGGTGCTCTCTGGACGACTGTCCGCGTTGAGAATGCGCCATGCTCAGCCGCCGAGCACCTGCAGGTGATCTGGGGCAAGATCTGGTTGCAAGGCGGCATGGTCGACGGCGCGGGTTACCACAATGGGGAAGCGCGCCGCCGTATTCCATTGCCAACCTACCCGTTCGAACGCCAGTCCTACTGGGTTGAGCCAATCGTGCAGCCGTTCACGGCAGGCGTAAGCGCGAAAAGAACGGACGAGGCCGTGCTTTTGGACACGGACAATGAGATCGAGCTGAACATCGCGAAAATCTGGTCGGAGCTGCTCGGCATCAACCAAGTGACTTTAGATGACGACTTCTACCGACTGGGCGGCGACTCGCTCTTGTCGATCCAGATGATCGCACGGATTAAAAAACTGTACCCAGTCGAACTCGACATGCGGCAGTTAGTCGAAGCGACGACGATCGGCGAATTTGCCGAAATTGTGGAACTGGCCCTCATCGAAGAACTCGAGCGGCTTTAA
- a CDS encoding non-ribosomal peptide synthetase yields MSSNIKQLDQMTPEEKRAMLAQLMQKKNGDVKTAPVSFAQQRLWFVEQLYQDSPMNNVPLVLRLRGFLDLKALEWSLQEIVNRQAVFRTTFAAVEGRPVQRIHPPKPFALPLIDLSGLPEGEREAEAERLMTEEAARTFDLGRDLLFRASVIREEDEEHRLMLTMHHIATDGWSRGVLLKELIHFYRARTQGVEVQLPELEVSYVDFAVWQRDHLKDDHLYGMLGYWKDHLAGAPALLDLPLDRPRPGKESFSGGQVRMQGSAGLLQRLKELSRREEATLFMTLLAAYYTLLCRYNRQESIVIGTPVANRTRQEQEGLIGFFVNMLPLHLDLSGDPTFCELLQRTKKAALGAFAHQDLPFERLVEELDVERNLNQSPLFQTTFTLQNAPSTALELPGLVLDVFEQTNGTAKFDLSLFLWEADGGLAGGFEYKTDLFEAGTVERLSHHYLTLLESIVNAPDSRISELPIMTAQERAHLVQLGETETVSVRDELLHQLFEEQVLRTPDHPALVFEGRTMSYRELNERANRVAHHLKAQGLGRCQLAAIFMERSFEMVVAVFGVLKAGAAYLPLDPDYPAERLQFMLDDSEARFVLTMEALAGNMPANQAKLLCLDRDWAEIARSNADNPEGGALPSDPAYVIYTSGSTGRPKGVVTAHRGICNTIRWYHDDFPMTTEDAQVLKSPFSFDASVTEFFVPLSLGARIVIARQGAHRDPGYLAGLMAHEQVTVIQVVPTQLQMLLDEPRFAECVHLRQVYCGAELMTTSLLERFHVASEADLINMYGPTEVSVECTYWFCERGDERHAIPIGRPIPRMHLYVLDERLEPVPIGAVGEIYIGGIGVGLGYLNRPELTAERFLQSPFAAAGSGERLYKTGDLARWNAEGALEIIGRADHQVKIRGHRVELSEIENLVHEADGVRNAVALAREVEGDTRLIVYITLDKNIANPFEAEAPGEETPARQLALSLQQRFKELLPAFMVPSAVIPLEEMPLLPSGKINHNQLPEPKIERNTHIEFVMPQSESEVLIAAIWREVLKVDQVGLHDNFFDLGGHSLLVIQVHTKLCRELNRDIALVEMFQHPTVYALAKLLSAPENHDSRDSLSMQQAELAAEARSDAMQRRKEGRQQRRDARQ; encoded by the coding sequence ATGAGTTCGAACATCAAACAACTGGATCAAATGACGCCGGAAGAAAAGAGAGCGATGCTGGCTCAGTTGATGCAAAAGAAAAACGGCGATGTGAAAACCGCCCCTGTCTCTTTTGCTCAACAGCGCTTGTGGTTTGTCGAGCAGCTGTACCAAGATAGCCCGATGAACAACGTTCCGCTGGTGCTTCGCCTGCGCGGCTTCCTCGACCTGAAGGCGTTGGAATGGTCGTTGCAGGAAATCGTGAACAGGCAGGCGGTGTTCCGCACCACGTTTGCTGCCGTCGAGGGGCGGCCCGTCCAGCGGATTCATCCGCCCAAACCGTTTGCCCTGCCGCTGATCGACTTGAGCGGTCTGCCCGAGGGGGAGCGGGAGGCGGAAGCGGAGCGACTGATGACCGAAGAGGCGGCGCGCACCTTCGACCTCGGCCGTGACCTGCTGTTTCGCGCTTCGGTCATTCGCGAGGAGGACGAGGAGCACCGGCTGATGCTGACCATGCATCACATCGCCACTGACGGCTGGTCGCGCGGGGTGCTGTTGAAGGAACTGATCCATTTTTACCGGGCCCGCACGCAGGGGGTAGAGGTGCAATTGCCAGAGCTTGAGGTCAGCTACGTCGACTTTGCGGTCTGGCAGCGTGATCATTTAAAAGACGATCACCTGTACGGCATGCTCGGGTACTGGAAGGATCATCTCGCCGGTGCTCCGGCCCTGCTCGACCTGCCGCTCGACCGCCCCCGTCCCGGCAAAGAGAGCTTTTCCGGCGGTCAGGTGCGGATGCAGGGTTCTGCTGGCCTTCTGCAGCGGCTGAAGGAGCTGAGCCGCAGGGAAGAAGCCACGCTGTTCATGACGCTGCTCGCAGCCTACTATACGCTTCTTTGCCGCTACAACCGTCAGGAGAGCATCGTGATCGGCACACCGGTTGCCAACCGCACCCGACAGGAGCAAGAAGGGCTGATCGGCTTTTTTGTCAACATGCTGCCGCTGCACCTCGATCTGTCGGGCGACCCGACCTTTTGCGAGCTGCTGCAGCGCACGAAAAAGGCGGCGCTCGGTGCGTTTGCGCATCAAGACCTTCCGTTTGAGCGGCTGGTCGAAGAGCTGGACGTCGAGCGCAACCTGAACCAGTCTCCGCTGTTCCAGACCACGTTCACGCTGCAAAACGCGCCGTCCACAGCGCTGGAACTGCCCGGCTTGGTGCTGGACGTGTTCGAGCAGACCAACGGCACCGCCAAATTTGACCTCTCGCTGTTTCTATGGGAAGCAGACGGGGGACTGGCCGGCGGATTTGAATACAAGACCGACCTGTTTGAGGCAGGCACGGTCGAACGGTTGTCCCATCATTATTTGACGCTTTTGGAAAGCATCGTCAATGCGCCGGACAGCAGAATCTCGGAGCTTCCGATCATGACGGCACAAGAGCGAGCGCATCTGGTGCAGTTGGGCGAAACGGAGACGGTATCGGTGCGCGACGAGCTGTTACATCAATTGTTTGAAGAGCAGGTCCTGCGCACCCCCGATCATCCAGCACTTGTGTTCGAAGGCCGGACGATGTCCTATCGAGAGCTGAACGAACGGGCGAACCGAGTGGCTCATCACCTAAAAGCGCAGGGGCTGGGCCGCTGTCAACTGGCCGCCATCTTCATGGAACGCTCTTTTGAGATGGTGGTGGCGGTGTTTGGCGTGTTGAAAGCGGGTGCGGCGTATCTTCCCCTCGATCCCGATTACCCGGCGGAGCGTCTGCAGTTCATGCTGGATGACTCCGAAGCTCGCTTTGTGTTGACGATGGAAGCACTGGCCGGGAACATGCCTGCAAACCAAGCGAAATTGCTCTGCCTCGACCGCGACTGGGCGGAGATTGCCCGCTCGAACGCAGACAACCCCGAGGGTGGGGCACTGCCTTCCGATCCGGCGTACGTCATCTACACGTCGGGCTCCACCGGCCGTCCGAAAGGTGTCGTCACTGCGCATCGGGGCATCTGCAACACGATCCGCTGGTACCATGATGATTTCCCGATGACGACGGAGGATGCACAGGTGCTGAAGTCGCCGTTTAGCTTCGACGCTTCTGTGACGGAGTTTTTCGTTCCGCTGTCCTTAGGCGCGCGCATCGTCATCGCCCGTCAAGGGGCGCATCGCGACCCCGGCTATCTGGCTGGCTTGATGGCTCATGAGCAGGTGACGGTGATCCAAGTGGTGCCGACCCAGTTGCAAATGCTGCTCGATGAGCCGCGATTTGCAGAGTGCGTGCACCTGCGTCAGGTCTACTGCGGGGCGGAACTGATGACAACCAGCCTACTGGAGCGGTTTCATGTTGCATCGGAAGCCGATCTGATCAACATGTACGGGCCGACTGAAGTATCGGTCGAGTGCACCTATTGGTTTTGCGAGCGCGGCGATGAGCGCCACGCCATCCCGATCGGACGGCCGATTCCGCGCATGCATCTCTACGTGCTGGACGAGCGCCTGGAACCTGTGCCAATCGGCGCGGTCGGCGAGATTTACATCGGTGGGATCGGGGTTGGTCTCGGCTATCTAAACCGGCCGGAATTGACGGCGGAGCGCTTTCTGCAAAGCCCTTTTGCCGCAGCCGGAAGCGGGGAGCGGCTATACAAGACAGGCGACTTGGCGCGCTGGAATGCGGAAGGGGCGCTGGAGATCATCGGTCGCGCCGACCATCAGGTGAAAATTCGCGGACACCGCGTCGAATTGAGCGAGATTGAAAATCTGGTCCATGAGGCGGACGGCGTGCGCAACGCGGTCGCTCTGGCGCGGGAAGTGGAAGGCGACACGAGGCTGATCGTCTATATCACGCTCGACAAGAACATCGCCAATCCGTTCGAAGCAGAAGCGCCTGGCGAAGAGACGCCGGCTCGCCAATTGGCTTTGTCCCTGCAACAGCGTTTCAAAGAGCTGCTCCCGGCCTTTATGGTTCCTTCCGCTGTTATCCCACTCGAGGAGATGCCGCTGTTGCCGAGCGGAAAAATCAACCACAATCAGTTGCCGGAACCGAAGATCGAGCGCAACACGCACATTGAATTTGTCATGCCGCAAAGCGAATCGGAGGTCTTGATTGCCGCGATCTGGCGTGAAGTGTTGAAGGTGGACCAGGTTGGCCTGCATGACAACTTTTTTGATCTGGGCGGGCATTCACTGCTGGTGATCCAAGTGCACACCAAGCTGTGCCGGGAATTGAACAGGGACATCGCGCTGGTCGAGATGTTTCAGCACCCGACCGTCTATGCGCTGGCCAAACTGCTTAGCGCTCCGGAAAATCACGACAGCCGTGACAGCCTGTCCATGCAACAGGCGGAACTGGCGGCGGAAGCGCGGAGCGACGCGATGCAGCGGCGGAAAGAAGGCCGACAGCAACGCCGCGATGCCAGACAATAA